The DNA sequence ATGTGGCCCATGGGCAGTGTGCCAGGCGGGAGCGACTCCCTTCACCAGGCACTAGCAGCCACGTCACAGGACAAATGCAGCCATTGTAGCCACTGCAGAAGGCGCAGCCCTGCCCCGTGGCCATTGGTACCTGAGAAGGTGAGGTCCGCCAGGACCAGGTACTTGCGGTCGGTAGTGTTGCTGATCTGGGGGAAGTAGATGTCCACCATGAAGAAGAAGATGCAGGCGAGGAAGGCAAGGACGCCAATGCCAATGCCGTAGCGGCAAGCATCTTCGTTGTGGTTGAAGACACAGaagagcttggaggaggtggaCAGGTTGGTGTAGCCCTCCCCAACCAGGCAGGCGAAGACAATCAGAGCAAAGACCTGCAGAGACGGGCGCAGGCGTCCGGCACCGGGGCAGCACCAGGGgctctgccagggctgggggCACCAACCCAGGCTCAACTGAGCcgggagggaaggaaaaactgTGGGGTAGTGCTGGGTCGGGCTGTGGGGTCCCAGGACAGGAGGGAGGCAAATGTGGGGTCTGGgtgtggggttggggacaggagggagggGTAGGCAGGGGTGGGATGTGGGGTCtgaaagaggagggaggggaaggtggGGATCAGGTGCGGGGGCTGAGACcggagggaggaggaggctggggtCGGATGTGGTGTCTGggacaggagggagggagaggcgGGGATCAAACGCGGGTCCGGGGCAGGAGGGCGGGGAGAACCAGGACGGGGTTTGGGTCCAGGACAGGAGGGGGGACCGGAGCCGAGGTTGTCCCGTGTCCCCGCCGCACTCACCGCGCTGGCGATGCGCGCCAGGACCTGCGGCTGCTGCACGAAGCGCCCGAGGTCGAAGGAGCCGCCGGCCTTGGCCGCCCCGTAGGCGCCGCCGCTCTCCTCCATCGCCCCGCAGCCTCCGCCGCTCCtgcgcggccccgccccggggcGGGCTCGGGGCGGCCCCGGCTGTGCCCCGCCCGGGCACACGAGACCGGGTGCGGCGCTCCCGGCAGCGGGCGGAGCTGGGGGAGGGCACCGATACCCTCGGGTACCAGTCGGTGG is a window from the Cuculus canorus isolate bCucCan1 chromosome 18, bCucCan1.pri, whole genome shotgun sequence genome containing:
- the SYNGR2 gene encoding synaptogyrin-2, coding for MEESGGAYGAAKAGGSFDLGRFVQQPQVLARIASAVFALIVFACLVGEGYTNLSTSSKLFCVFNHNEDACRYGIGIGVLAFLACIFFFMVDIYFPQISNTTDRKYLVLADLTFSGLWTFLWFVGFCFLTNQWSWTPADHVRVGADSARAAITFSFFSIFSWGLLIAFAYKRYKMGVEDFAQSYVDPTPEVPTPYSSYPNISHDSYQQPPFTQTAEGPEGYQPPPVY